In Panicum virgatum strain AP13 chromosome 5K, P.virgatum_v5, whole genome shotgun sequence, the genomic window ATTAGCTACATCCCAGCTATACACAGCAGATATATTGCAATTAAGCTCCATACCGTTAGAAGCGGTTTTCCTTTAGGTCTCTCTTGTAATGCCTGATGAAGCTTCTCTGCACCATAAATCTGTACACTCTCATAGATTAGACAAACGAGAATACTAGACTAAAGTACTCAAGTGTTCTATTTTCAACTAGGATACCTGGACAGAATTAAGGCCAGGCATAAAAAGATAGCAGGCATTGCCAATAAGAGGAACAGCCAATGCTTGAAGTGAACGGAAAATAACAGAGTCTTCAATACCATCAACCTCTTTGCCCACTgattaacaaaaaaaataattaatcagTAGGAtctctttttatttttgttatATGAGAAATAACCAAAAAGAATTGAAACTACTAAATAATCAGGCTTCTCTGAGCTGCAGCTCCAAATTTCCAATAGCCAAAAACGATACTAAAATATTGCCAAAAATGATTCCAAGTATTGTTCGAAGCTGTAAACATTTACACGCAGCAACCACTACAATACTGAAGTGAATACACTAACTAGCTTCAAATCGACGAACCAATAGCTACATGCATCACTATGACGTGTTTGAACCAAACTGGAGCATAAGTCGCCGCTATATACCTTTCTTTCGGTAGAATCTCAAAGCACTGGACGAgggcttcgccgccgccccaatAGACGTctccggcgaggtggagctCTGATCCACGGCCCGGTCTCTCTGCAGCAGGGTCCGAACGCGATCCGACCAGCGCCGGACCGCCTCGGTGGCGACGCGGCCGTCAGCCCGGCGCCACAGCCACCGGCGATCCACGGGCGCCACGCGGAACCTGTTGCGAATCTGTCCCCACCACCCGGGCCCGCTCCGCCCAcggagccccgccgccggccgccattgcaggctagggttagggtttgctttcggtcgggaaaaaaaattgatgcTGTCTGGGTTTAGCTGCTAGCCTTCAAGAGGCGTCGAGAAGGGATTATTTTTTAGAGTTCCAACTTCCAAGCCTTTTGCGATTGGTGCTGCATCAAATCAAACAAGGAAGAAAGCGAGGACGGGGAAGGTGGCGGGACCCAGGTGCAGAGAAGAAGAGCCACCGGAAAATATCAGGTGTGGGCCCAGTCAGATGGACCAGTTGTCCAGTTGGGCCCAGTGGCAGTGAGAGGATGATGGCATGCCCGAGCGGTGATTGGATAAGGAATTTACAGGTCAGAAAGGCGTCGGCGACGGGTCCCAGGTGCGTTCGAAAACCTTCCAAGAAAATCATCTTAAAATACAAAGATGGTTGCAATCATGACCTTAAAAAAAATGGTGATAAGATGCCGAAACAGTTGAGTTGAATAGATCAGAGGCATTCAGTAGAGGACTTCATAAAGTGGAACCCTCAGTTATGATTTATGAACCAGAACATCACACATATGAACACCAATCCAGCTGCAAAATGCAGTGGAAGACAAACATCACACCACGTTACAGAATATGAACTCAACTCATGTAACACTGAGGCGACAAAATTTGGGCATGGAACCATGCTAAATTATGGCTACTTCAGCTTAATTCCGAAGTGATATCGTCCAAATCAGATCAGAATCTGAAGCCACAGTTATTTTATCGTCATCCACGATATTAGATGTGCTTACCAGTCGACCATAGCTCATACTAGTGTTATCTGAAAGGAAAAGGAGCCTAACTATTAGATGCTGGCATACACCAATACAAGAAAGAGGGCATAAGTTGTGATGCTTTTACCCAAATTCCACCTAAGTCCGGTTGTTGTGGTGCTACTCGATGGTCCACCAATTGGAATCAAACCACAGTGAGGACCTTCGACCGATTTCTCAATATGGATCTCGTGAGTATGCGTTTTGGGAAGCAGAAAGATTGAACAGTCATCTGATAGGAGGACGATCTTGGTGTCTGAGAAGCGGTATAATACATTGATGTTCCCCATCTCATGATCGAACCTTCCTCCAAGTGCACCAAGAACAAGAATACACAGCTGCAATCACAGAAAAACTGTTAAGCTGACGTTGCATAGCTGGACATTTATGATCAATTTAGTTGAGTACGTTAGACTTGTCTGGGACAGGGAGCTCTCTTGTGACAAATGATACACATTTGTGCAAGTCCGTTATGTCCTGATCATGTGATTCATCAACTATGTTTGTGCCCtgcaaccaaacaaaaaaaagtatCAGTTGCCACATCAGGAAAAATTCCTTTCGTCGTCAACAAAAGAGCTTCAAGTGTCAAGGCTGCAGGAATCGGAATTCAGCAGGCTGCAATTTAAGGTAACACTGGAAATGGTACAGCAGAAAGTGGACCAGAAAATAAGTACTTCCTCAATTCACCAATGGCCTCTATGAATTTTCTCAGAAGGTTAATCAGAAACAAGAATACAGGCGATATCAAAGTGCCTAATTCCTGaggatattccaaaacttgtccAGAAGGAAAATTGAGGTGCAGCATTTAAAGTAACAATGAAACAACATAGCATTATTACATTTGCACTTCTCTTACACGCTCCTTTCTCTTGATACAGAATTCTCTGGACAAGATTCTACAATAAAACAAGGCATCGCCTCATTCCTGACTAGGAAGTTTGGACAGACCATATGCCTAGCCTAGATGTTCCGCATAATTTTAGTATTTTGCTTTCACTTCACATACTACTGCCTGATTACAAATGCAAGTCTTTAGGGCACTAACATCAAATTGAAATTGAAAGTGATTATATGTTGTAAAGCTATTTTCAACGAATCTAGTAACATCAAATTTATGTTCTCAGCAATTTATATAGTTGTTGATATATTGATGGTCGAAAGAAAGAAATCTGACAAAAAGAGATCCCAAGACAACTTGCATTTGGAATAATAGGGAGCAGATTGGTCTGATGTACAGTTTGAGCTTGCCAACAAAAACCAGAAAAAGGAGAATTTCAAACACATGTCACGTCTCACATGGAGCCAGGGGCAAAAATGTTGATATATTTATTCATGTGCACTGGAAACTGTCCTTGGCAGTTTTGAATGCAGCACAACTATATGGTTTGGCTACCAATCCTTAGCATGTCATTGTCAGCCAGAAATGTTAAATATAAATTGAAATAGTTACCAAATTGGAATAATATTCCTTCACTTCTGGCCTTATTGAGTCCATATCCCCTTTTATTACATCTGGCTTGTACCTGTAGGAAGATAAGATTACATTAAATGAAAATCATCCTGAATCCTTCCCGACTACCAACAAATCAAACTGTGTCTTAAATCTCTTCCAACTAGACTACAGGTAAGGTATGACAAAACAACCAGCCATGCTCCATTGCCTGATGGCATAACGATTTTCCCACCATACATAATATTTTCAGCTGATTAATCATGATTGGAATAACAATTTTCGAATCTGAGAGGAAATACATCCAAGTTCCTCAAACTTATGGCAACCTACCAAAGCCCAAAGAGTGCCCATAAACACTCCGGCACACATAGACATAGGTAGCAGGGGAAAACAAGCATACTTCAACACTATTAGAGATACAATAGAACTGAAAGAGCAATTCGTTAGCTAATGGAGTTACTTGTCTTGTATCAAAGGAAAGGCAAGCAAACCAAACATCCGCCAACAGCCGGGTGTTCCATGGCAACAAATATCAACCACAGCATGGTGGCCAGGGGGGTCTTCAATCAATTTTATCAAAAGTGAAAACGATACCAGCTATAACATGTATTCCAAAAGGTGACACTGCAGATGCACACGCAATAAACATATTTGGGAATCAAAGCAACTAGAAACCGGATTCGGCAAGGCACTCGTTGGCGCCATGCGAACAGCTACGTCGCTCTCGCGGCGCATCCGAAGCAGACAACTAGAGAAGAGCTCATGGTTGTCTGCCTCTGGTCCATTACATCGAGCACATGAGGAGCATTTAGTCAAACACACACGCATACGAAGCACGGGACGAGCAAACGGAAGCAGAGGCAAAGTTGAGGTCGGCATCACCTGGCACGGACATCGGCGGGGTCCTCGCCCGGCAGCAGCTCCGGCATGCCGTCGAAGACGCGGTTGGCGCCCCCGTCCGCGCACACGCGCAGGCGCGCTGCCTCGAGCAAAAAAGCAGCACACGAGTCAGCAACGGCGAGAACCCATCAGGCGAGCAGGAAGCACGCTGGCAATGGCCAAAGCGAGGCATGGaagcagggagggagggagggagggagggagaggagaggggcaTCACCGCGGGCCCAGAGGAGCGGCGCGAAGCGGGGGAGGCGCTGGTTGAGGACGACGAGCGCGTAGGTCGTGGCGGCGTCGTTGGGCGGGGGAGTAGTAGtcgaggcggggaggaggaaggaggaggagtggGTCATCGCCGGCAGCGGCATGGCGGTCGGCGTCGGCGGAGAGGCGGGGGCGGTGGTGGTCGGtgtggaggagggggcggggggACACCGGGACAGATGGGAAAAGAGTTGCGCCCCCAGTTCTCATGTGAGGGACGACGGACGGCAGGCAGGATGGGAGGAGCTGGGCTTCCAGAACGACCCCGCTGGATGGGAAGGAGAGTCCCACCCAACTCCCAACGTggaaattctcaaaaaaaaaaaaactcccaacGTCGAACGAGCGGTCAGCGTCGCCTTTTTTCCTTGCCCCGTCGCGCTCGCTGGCTTGGTGGGGCCATCCCAAATAGGCTCGCAGCCTCGGCTAACTGATTGTGCCAGTAGTAGTTTCGTGATCCCGACCCAACGGGgagctgctggcctgctgctgctaTAGGCTAAGTGTCAGGCTATTAAGCTTGTTACCGTGCACGATTTAATAATACAGTGTTTGACGAGATTTTGTACAATAATTTTGAATACAACTGTATAAATTGTATGAACCATATTTGGGCCATACGAGAATCCggagaagaaaacaaaaaaaaaataactaagcACTAGCTGTGTGGACTCCATGTTACGGGAGCTAGCATGTGAAGCTCAAAGCAAATCAAGAGAGCTAGGAGAGCTCCATGCATGCACCAATGTGTATGAGAAGCTCGTGTATGGAGTTCCGGCACGTGTGTACGAGGCCGCGTACACGTACTCAAACCCGGTACGATATACAGGTGGAGGAACGGTTGTATGGCCGGGCCCGCGTGACAGCCGGCGTGGCCTGGAAGGTTCTAGAAGCATCGAGACTTCCCGAACACTTTCGCCGTGACAGCGACTCGGTGCATACAAGAGAAGTCCATGCGTACGCAGACGGCCGGGATAGGAATGCGCGTGCACGCATTGTTCTTAAGCTTCTTAGCTTCCCATCACGCACGTGTGCCAGGCTCCCGATGCAGCGAGTCCGATGGCCGGGATGCTTATCTTTTCTTTGTTTAAAATTACAGATATGCAGCGCTCTCTTGTGCACGCCGAGCGGATAAGGCCTGCGGAATTCTCTCAACTGAAAGCCGGCGGCGCTGGATGGGAGACCTGAGGCAGCAGCACGTCACCCTAATCCTTGTCTATATAAAGGC contains:
- the LOC120709168 gene encoding thiamine pyrophosphokinase 1-like isoform X1, whose amino-acid sequence is MPLPAMTHSSSFLLPASTTTPPPNDAATTYALVVLNQRLPRFAPLLWARARLRVCADGGANRVFDGMPELLPGEDPADVRARYKPDVIKGDMDSIRPEVKEYYSNLGTNIVDESHDQDITDLHKCVSFVTRELPVPDKSNLCILVLGALGGRFDHEMGNINVLYRFSDTKIVLLSDDCSIFLLPKTHTHEIHIEKSVEGPHCGLIPIGGPSSSTTTTGLRWNLDNTSMSYGRLVSTSNIVDDDKITVASDSDLIWTISLRN
- the LOC120709168 gene encoding thiamine pyrophosphokinase 1-like isoform X2; the protein is MPELLPGEDPADVRARYKPDVIKGDMDSIRPEVKEYYSNLGTNIVDESHDQDITDLHKCVSFVTRELPVPDKSNLCILVLGALGGRFDHEMGNINVLYRFSDTKIVLLSDDCSIFLLPKTHTHEIHIEKSVEGPHCGLIPIGGPSSSTTTTGLRWNLDNTSMSYGRLVSTSNIVDDDKITVASDSDLIWTISLRN